ACTACATTCACCAACAATTATGCATTAAATATTGTACTGTATAACCTGTTGATGCACAGTTATGGTGCATGTAGTAAAAATTACGGTGGATATATCAATTCCCTTAATAATATCGAATCGAATAAGCTATCATAGGAAACGAAAAAATAACTCTATGAGCAACATAAGTTTTCAAAAATGCATAGAATATTGGACATGTTAAATACTTACAATAATTGGTCTTAATAACGACTTAACATGTCACATCACTTTTCTTAATTTGCCAACTTTTATTGAAAATGACAAAACTTTACAACGAAATTACTTTGCTTAAAATACACTAGAGAACCCTAGATCTTCATTTCTgttcatatatttaatataaaaaaaatagaatTTTTTAGCTAAAAATTGATAATTGATGATGGGATTTCAAATATGTGGAGAATTAACTTGTTACTGTTTACACACATTAGGTGGTCTCAAATAGCAGCTCGACTTCCCGGAAGGACAGATAACGAGATCAAGAATTTTTGGAACTCGACAATAAAGAAAAGATTGAAATTAACCAATGTGGTTTCTAGAAGCTCACAAACCAATAGCACCGATGACACATCATCCGAACCAAGTAGAGATACCATGGGAGTTGGTATGTTCATGTCCATGCAAGATCATGACTTTATGGCTATGTGCACGGATTCATCGCTAGCATCAACACAAACCACATCATCGTCGTCAATGCATAATAACTCTATGGTTACAAATGAACATGACAACTATGGTCAATGGCCGCATTTTCAACAACAAAACATGTATCATGACACAAATGGTGCATCAAGTTTAGGAGAAGTTGGTATTGGAGGATATGGTGATTGTGGTAATATTGAGGTACCATACATGTTTGGAATGGAAAATGACAATTGTCCAAGTAATTTTGGGAGTAGGGTCATAAATGGAGATATTAATGCTAATAATTCTAACAATTATTTTGATGATAAATCAACCAATTTGAACCATATTTTAAATGGGGAGATTGATGGTAAAGTTAAAGTTGAAGAAATGGTTGGTTTTGAAAATCATTGGCCAGGAGAGGGCATAAAAATGGGTGACTGGGATTTAGAGGGTATGTTTGCGAATATCCCATCCTTGCCTTTTCTTGATTTCTAAATCACCTTTTCATTTAAAATTTTAGAAAATACGAGTAGAAAATAAGAATTTGGAGATAGATTTTATATACCTATGTCAAACTTTTCAAGTTAAGGTTAAGGGCTTAGCATTTTTTTCTTGATACCTTAAGTATAAAGAGAACATTTAAGGAGATTGAATTAGTTATAGACATGATATACATAATTGGGGAGAGATTTTGATGAGCTTATTGAGTTTCTGAATTGGATGGTGATATTTTCACCATTAAATTGGTAAAATCTACACCAATTGTACATGAAGTTCTTGTACTTGTAGATATAAGTGATTCATTAATTGAGTTAGATTTATCAAAGTTCATGCATGGTAGAGACATCGGTGTTTTAAATTCGATAACATTTGTAATCATGCAAAGACCGACTGGTGAGACAAGATGACCGATGAAGTTTAAAGGCTTTGATATGAATGACAATTTGAATATCGAAATTTGATGCGGACAATATAAGAGAAGATGTGAAACTTTTAGTATTGTGTACAATAGAAATAAAGTGAAGTAAAAGGTTGTGTAATGGTGCATTTGAATTTTCTTTGTACATTTTTATCAATTGCATAGATGCAAATATTCTTTTAAGGGAAATGGCCCGAAAAGATAATTTAAGTTACCTAATTTGACAATTAAGGTAACCTTGGCTCCAATTTGGTTAAGCCCAAAAAGAATTGCAATTTAATTTTTGCTCACAAAAAGGATTGAGTGTTCAAATTTTTCAAAATTGAGGTGATATGCAATGTACaaaaaattaaaaatcacaaaTTACTTCAAATTGAGACTTGGAACAGATTACTAGAGCTTCAATTATCATTTTTTGTGAAGCAACAAGATCCAAAACATCATAAAAAATAACGAATCAAGATGAACAAGTCGACTTGTTCATCATGAAAAAcaacaatctctctctctctctctctctctctctctctctcgagagagagagagagagagagagagagagagagagagagagagagagagagagagagagctggcTGATGAtgccaaaaagggggagaaaaagaaTGATGAGAAGAAAAAATAACTAATGAGGGAGAACATGAACATGAAAATGCTCCAAAACAAAgaaagagagatggagatgatgatACTGATGGTGCTGGTAATAAGCCCTCTGCTGCTAAGTCAGAAGCTAAAGCTAAAGCTCAAATCCCTGTTGTTTCTCAAAGTATTCAAAGGAAGATGCAGAGATCTACTGAGAGACATTAGGGGAGAAAATAATTTGTTAATGATGTCTTTAATGCTCAATTTGAGGTAGACAACAAAAGATCCTCTAAAGAGTAAATCTCTCTGTTGATCAaagggaaagaaaaaaaaacaaatagCTCAACTCAAGAAGCATCTCAAACAACAGAAGAAGAGAGAATCAGTTTTGAGAAGAAAATTGCAATGCTTTATGCTGAGAGAATAAAACGAATCAAATGTCTTACTGCTGAAAAAGGTACAAGGTTATCTTCATTTCAACCGGCCTCAAGCAGAAAATTATATCAGAAGGAGTAGAAGACTCAACAGGTGAAATTGAGAAAGAAGACCTAGCACGAAGTATGCTGCTGGGAAAtcgaagtgttgaagacccagcacaCGTGGTTAAGCTGGGTACTCATGAAGAAACTATAGCTGCTGAAGGACTAATCAGTGATCGACTAGCTGGATCATCTAGTAACTTAACACCTGAAGCTTTAGCTGCAATGATACAAGTGAAACAAGATGAACCAGCATGTCCTTCTAGCACACCAGATATACCAATTGCTTTTCCTCCATCTTCCCCTAAACGAAATGACAAACACACAGTTTGGGAAGATGAATCTTACAAACCAATAAAGCCTCCAGAACTTTCATTTGAAGAACAAGAAGCTCATAGGATGAAATTTCTATTGAAGAATGGCGACGAAGGGATATTTTAATTAGAATTGCTAATAAAAGAAGAATCGGGATGACTTATCATCCATTATATCAGGAATTCTACATCCTTGCCTCCAACTTCAACATGCATATACAAGAGTTTCTTGAAGTTCACAACTTGAGGCTAGGCACTGAAGATGAAAAGTTAATGTTTGATGAGGCACTCAAACTTGGCATTGGTTTGGTAGAGTACTATGTTCTTGTGAGTACATAGGAAGGGAGAATGATGGCAGCTACATCAAAAGACTTGAAACTTACTCTTAGAGATTATATGCTGGCTGTTTAACTGGAACAGCAAGCTAAGTCTGATGCTGAACTGGCAAGCTTAAGTCTACAACAGTAAGAGGAGAAGCTGGCTGTTCAACAACAAAGAAAAAAAGATGAGGAAAAATCTCTTAAGGTAGTCAGATCAGTTGCTGCTTCTCAACACAAAGAGATTGATGTCAAGGAGGCAGCTGAAAAAGTAGCAGAGAAAACAGAACATCCTCTAAGTGCCAGATCTCAAGAAGTTTGGGAAAAGTTGATGCAGCGGAGATATGTTGATGTTATGGCACAAAGATTGAATGTGGTTAAAATTATCAAGTGTCAAAAATGCAACAAAAATATGTTCAACATCAGCAGGGACAACAATGTTTTTGAAAGGGTGGAGCTGATTGATCTAAGAAGATATGGTCACTCTGAATGGATGGAGATAAATTAATACATCAGAGGTAAAAGGGAAAGTGAACTGGAAAACACTATTGCTGAAGAACCGAAGAGCTTATTCAAGAAGGCCACCTTATATGTCAATGCACCAGCAGTAGATGTTGATGCTGAATAAGCAAAGAAATAGAAGAAAGCTAGTGCTTGACCATTCAGACGTGAACCAATCATTCTACCATCAGTCATATCCCAATTAAGAATTGAAGGTCTCCCTGACCTTCTACCCAGACGTGAAGATTAAAGAAGAACCAGCTGATGAAGAGTAGATGTGTGTTCTTCTAATCTGTAATTGTTGTAATATTTCTTTTTTTGTAATGTATTTTAAATGATAGCAATGGATATCACAATGAGTTATCTTCAAAagtatagataactcagcaaaagatctccTAAAAGTAAACTTAAGGGACAACTTACTGCTTATTTTCTAAAGTCCATTATAGTTTGGCCTTAGTGTTTCTCTTTACATGTTACATGTTTTATCATCATCAAATGGAGGGATATTATTGAGTCCCCTACATAATTGAGGATTTATTATGACGAAACTTAATTATGAACACTAGTTGTAATGTGCAGGCTAACATAAGTTTACTTATATATTTCTAAGTATAAAAGCAATGAATGTTGTGTCTGAGTGAGATGGTGTGCTGCCTTCACTATCAGCACAAGATAATTATAGACTCAAGGGTTCTTCACAACAAGCATAGAATGTATTCTATGTAACATCccacgtttttccgttaaatttattttaacgccgtcttttttttttttaaataatatctttcattatttaaattcgtagtttccgttgactaacgttcataatatccccgtcatttaattataacatcactcatttactcgagcatttttaaaatattcgtttggttaattcacgcacccgctttgaaacttgaaggaccaaagttggctagagggaaaactagttgactaggtcaactattcAACCATTCACCTCCTCTACCcatttcatttctttttctcttttccattttctttcaactAATACTTCCAATTTTTACATCTTTTTGATcttcacaaagattcatcatctatttcgattcaagcaatcaaacatcaaaacaaattacatatttggaatcctctcttcatcctctacattttggtaccaatttcatcacatttgggtaacatttctaaaatactagatttctctaaattcgttttatatacttgaaatggtgttaattagtgtctatggctcaagtgtaacatgaatatatgttttgtttgctcgatttgttgttttgagtaactagcatgaacatttgaaatgggtgtgcttaatccttgctttaggttgattaaatattgtttaaatgttaaagttcatgtattaaatgtgttactagcatcattagcttcattttgatgtgtaggttgatttagaaaagcttcatttacaaaatggttgaattcatgattttgattagggtttgatgaactctaaaatgaacttttgatgctttgaattccATGAAacattattagttagtgattagttgtattgtatgtttcattaccttcaaaacggcgtatcgtatgtgtaaattggatttccgtgtcaagaaatgcgttttgtgaacttgaaactttgattttgaacgtttaatgatcatttgatgaggttttcattgttgttaatgattgatttgattcatgaaatgtatttagttgtattccttgttaaattacctttccaacgatataagatacatgttttgaatgtttacggttcataagttatggttgtttgaagttgaaatcgtctaagtgataaactgccccagaatggctgatacagatgcaggcatctgcctcagatgcggcgcatctgaggcaaacTGCCCAAAAATCTCCGTTTTtgtttaattctagctatgctatgcacccccgatttatatgaaacttggccaacatgcttatacatgacttctaagctcagaaaaatagttcgggacccgacccgaccccgttgactttttcgttgactttgaccaagtttgacttttagtcaaacttaacaaaacacttatgcaatcgttctaatcttattttatacttgattcttgcatgaaacttgacaacgtgattcacatgctatataatcgagtcgtaacgagccataggactaattgaacacatttcgcccgaccttgtgtcgtaaccggtcaattgatacaacttacttgtttaggtcaaggctaagtaactttcatgcacacgtttactttgtgaagtacatttatactcatgcactcgaggtgagatcatagtcccaccttttcaacaactttttatacttttaaatcatgggctaagaaacatatactttgttacattttgtactacttacttttatactttgaacacaagtacatcgaaacaaacattccacaatgAGTTAGAGCAAAAATccccaattcgattatcattagttacacttgcagggtgtacgcgagaacttatattgtgtggccatacgtgtttgacaaaccctcatttcggacggttcgctaccgtctatggatgaaatatattttcgagaaatagtgtatgttctaacactattgtgatggggttctatgaagggaaacgttaagtcttgataattgggtgctcgcgaacaatacttttggaatgcaaacgattttgataatatcaactatgggaatactaaatcttgtggttcaaaaacatacttctacaaatacacttatgatctcaccaacgtttttcgttgacatttttctatatgtttctcaggttcatacatggctat
This genomic stretch from Rutidosis leptorrhynchoides isolate AG116_Rl617_1_P2 chromosome 11, CSIRO_AGI_Rlap_v1, whole genome shotgun sequence harbors:
- the LOC139877512 gene encoding transcription factor MYB83-like, with product MRKRDQMGREKTCDDSNGNMEKGLMVKPRKGLWSPEEDEKLMNYMLTNGQGCWTDIARNAGLQRCGKSCRLRWINYLRPDLKRGAFSPQEEQLIVHLHSILGNRWSQIAARLPGRTDNEIKNFWNSTIKKRLKLTNVVSRSSQTNSTDDTSSEPSRDTMGVGMFMSMQDHDFMAMCTDSSLASTQTTSSSSMHNNSMVTNEHDNYGQWPHFQQQNMYHDTNGASSLGEVGIGGYGDCGNIEVPYMFGMENDNCPSNFGSRVINGDINANNSNNYFDDKSTNLNHILNGEIDGKVKVEEMVGFENHWPGEGIKMGDWDLEGMFANIPSLPFLDF